Proteins co-encoded in one Malus sylvestris chromosome 9, drMalSylv7.2, whole genome shotgun sequence genomic window:
- the LOC126634554 gene encoding altered inheritance of mitochondria protein 32-like, translating into MGSNCVLFRDLEVVRTKSNSGVGTPISGEPWVSGRFRPSPAVPRRKEGAIINSDSAIPFWYSFAASVYVSEAFLYYKTPEASPSRVKGSESDPLPKFFASALKAHKNDIAVKVHFVAQFVVIEGREGTEFSDSDVLIFPQMIKYRGLKKSDVDSFVDDVLVNDKPWASGVQETLTGSHVFVCAHGSRDKRCGFCGPVLIDKFKEEAELRGLTNKVFVIACFHVGGHKYTGNLIVYSPGSDGSITGH; encoded by the exons ATGGGTTCTAATTGTGTTTTATTTCGTGATTTAGAGGTTGTTAGGACGAAATCGAACTCGGGTGTAGGCACACCCATTTCCGGCGAACCGTGGGTGTCGGGGAgattccggccatctccggccgTTCCAAGGCGAAAGGAAG GTGCAATTATTAACAGTGATTCTGCTATACCTTTTTGGTACAGCTTTGCAGCATCGGTGTatg tatcggaAGCTTTTCTCTACTACAAGACCCCCGAGGCCTCGCCATCACGCGTCAAAGGCTCTGAGTCCGATCCACTCCCTAAGTTCTTCGCTTCCGCTCTCAAAGCTCACAAGAATGACATCGCCGTTAAGGTCCATTTTGTAGCTCAATTCGTCG TAATTGAAGGACGAGAAGGAACTGAGTTTTCCGACAGCGATGTGTTGATTTTCCCACAAATGATCAAATACAG GGGCCTGAAAAAGTCGGATGTGGACAGCTTTGTTGATGATGTCCTTGTGAACGACAAACCATGGGCTTCCGGAGTGCAAGAGACGTTGACTGGCTCCCATGTATTTGTATGTGCACATGGTAGTCGAGATAAAAGATGTGGATTTTGTGGACCTGTTCTCATCGATAAGTTCAAAGAGGAGGCTGAGCTGCGAGGATTGACAAATAAGGTATTTGTTATTGCTTGCTTTCACGTTGGAGGCCACAAGTATACTGGAAACTTGATTGTCTACAGCCCAGGTTCAGATGGAAGCATAACAGGCCATTAG
- the LOC126583498 gene encoding pescadillo homolog isoform X2, whose amino-acid sequence MVKHPAAPVKHKHYRPAGKKKEGNAARYVTRSQAVKQLQVSLPLFRKLCILKGVFPREPKKKVKGNHHTYYHLKDVSFIQHEPLLERLREIRAYERKVKKADAKKNKERAALLKERRPTYKLDRIILQRYPKFVDALRDIDDCLTMVHLFAALPAIEDRIDVKRIHNCRRLSHEWQAYISRTHKLRKVFVSVKGIYYQAEVKGQKVTWLTPHPLQQVLTDDIDFNIMLNFLEFYEALLAFVNCHLYRSIDVKYPPILDSRLEALAAELYALARYLDANSRSAVLDSQASSLSGSGNGENKKIETSLEESELRLAQLQHQLPSNEPGALMHLVKDVSGEDEEDNDTKECKQLFKGMKFFLNREVYRESLLFVIPAFGGTVSWEGDGAPFEEADDSITHQIVDRPMHGRQTLAREYVQPQWVYDCMNARIILPTGGYLAGRDPPPHLSPFVDNEAEGYVPDYAETIKKWKSAGEVLPLPGVGQEDLEDPQNLLSEGVIDRAKAKEAAERKKKMMALEKQYHDELNMELQGIQHSSSTSNVDNQNSAKKTTEDMEEFDPDTDRDNMSKMLMSRKKRGVLEAMEKGKKRKKDHVDVIRERKRKLKESNK is encoded by the exons ggaaagaagaaggaaggaaatgcCGCGAGGTACGTCACCAGGTCACAAGCCGTCAAACAGCTTCAAGTCAGTCTTCCCCTCTTCAG GAAATTGTGTATTCTAAAGGGCGTGTTCCCTCGGGAGCCGAAGAAAAAGGTGAAAGGAAATCACCATACCTATTATCATTTGAAGGATGTTTCTTTCATTCAGCATGAACCGCTACTTGAGCGGTTGAGAGAGATAAGAGCATACGAAAGAAAAGTAAAGAAAGCCGATGCGAAGAAGAACAAGGAACGGGCTGCTCTCCTGAAAGAGAGAAGACCCACTTACAAATTAGATAGAATTATTTTGCAGAG GTATCCAAAATTCGTTGACGCACTCAGAGATATAGACGACTGCCTCACAATGGTTCACCTCTTTGCGGCATTACCTGCTATTGAGGATAGAATTGATGTCAAACGCATTCATAACTGTCGAAG GTTGAGTCATGAATGGCAAGCTTACATATCTCGGACTCATAAATTGCGTAAAGTCTTTGTATCTGTTAAAGGCATATATTATCAG GCCGAGGTTAAGGGGCAAAAAGTCACATGGTTGACCCCTCACCCTTTGCAGCAAGTTTTGACTGATGATATTGACTTCAATATCATGCTAAACTTTTTGGAATTTTACGAG GCTCTTCTTGCATTTGTGAATTGTCATTTATATCGTTCCATAGATGTGAAGTACCCACCGATTCTTGATTCTCGATTGGAAGCTTTAGCAGCAG AACTTTATGCACTAGCACGATACCTTGATGCAAATTCTCGGTCCGCAGTGTTGGATTCTCAAGCTTCTAGTTTGTCTGGATCTGGGAATGGTGAGAACAAGAAGATTGAGACTTCACTTGAAGAGTCTGAACTAAGACTTGCTCAACTTCAGCATCAACTGCCTTCGAATGAACCAGGTGCATTGATGCACCTTGTTAAAGATGTTTCTGGCGAGGATGAAGAGGATAATGATACAAAGGAGTGTAAGCAACTCTTCAAGGGTATGAAATTTTTCTTGAACCGTGAG GTTTACAGAGAGTCGTTGCTTTTTGTCATTCCTGCTTTTGGTGGCACTGTTTCCTGGGAAGGTGATGGGGCTCCATTTGAGGAAGCTGATGACAGCATTACCCATCAG attGTTGATAGGCCAATGCATGGTCGTCAGACCCTTGCGAGGGAATATGTTCAACCACAATGGGTTTATGACTGTATGAATGCTCGGATCATTTTGCCAACTGGGGGTTATTTGGCGGGCAG GGATCCTCCACCACACTTGTCACCATTTGTTGACAACGAGGCAGAAGGTTATGTTCCGGATTATGCTGAGACCATAAAAAAATGGAAGTCTGCTGGTGAAGTCCTCCCCCTGCCAGGTGTGGGAcaagaagatttggaagatccTCAGAATTTACTGTCTGAAGGTGTTATTGACcgagcaaaagcaaaagaagctgcagagagaaagaagaag ATGATGGCTCTTGAAAAGCAGTATCACGACGAATTGAATATGGAGCTTCAGGGCATCCAACATTCATCATCTACCTCGAATGTAGATAATCAGAACTCTGCCAAGAAAACCACCGAGGATATGGAAGAGTTTGATCCTGATACTGATCGTGACAATATGTCTAAAATGTTAATGTCCCGTAAGAAGAGGGGTGTTCTTGAAGCTATGGAG AAAGGCAAAAAGCGAAAGAAGGACCACGTTGATGTCATCAGGGAACGGAAGAGAAAACTTAAAGAATCTAACAAATAA
- the LOC126583498 gene encoding pescadillo homolog isoform X1 has translation MVKHPAAPVKHKHYRPAGKKKEGNAARYVTRSQAVKQLQVSLPLFRKLCILKGVFPREPKKKVKGNHHTYYHLKDVSFIQHEPLLERLREIRAYERKVKKADAKKNKERAALLKERRPTYKLDRIILQRYPKFVDALRDIDDCLTMVHLFAALPAIEDRIDVKRIHNCRRLSHEWQAYISRTHKLRKVFVSVKGIYYQAEVKGQKVTWLTPHPLQQVLTDDIDFNIMLNFLEFYEALLAFVNCHLYRSIDVKYPPILDSRLEALAAELYALARYLDANSRSAVLDSQASSLSGSGNGENKKIETSLEESELRLAQLQHQLPSNEPGALMHLVKDVSGEDEEDNDTKECKQLFKGMKFFLNREVYRESLLFVIPAFGGTVSWEGDGAPFEEADDSITHQIVDRPMHGRQTLAREYVQPQWVYDCMNARIILPTGGYLAGRDPPPHLSPFVDNEAEGYVPDYAETIKKWKSAGEVLPLPGVGQEDLEDPQNLLSEGVIDRAKAKEAAERKKKMMALEKQYHDELNMELQGIQHSSSTSNVDNQNSAKKTTEDMEEFDPDTDRDNMSKMLMSRKKRGVLEAMEKGKKRKKDHVDVIRERKRKLKESNK, from the exons ATGGTGAAGCACCCCGCCGCCCCGGTGAAGCATAAGCATTACAGGCCTGCG ggaaagaagaaggaaggaaatgcCGCGAGGTACGTCACCAGGTCACAAGCCGTCAAACAGCTTCAAGTCAGTCTTCCCCTCTTCAG GAAATTGTGTATTCTAAAGGGCGTGTTCCCTCGGGAGCCGAAGAAAAAGGTGAAAGGAAATCACCATACCTATTATCATTTGAAGGATGTTTCTTTCATTCAGCATGAACCGCTACTTGAGCGGTTGAGAGAGATAAGAGCATACGAAAGAAAAGTAAAGAAAGCCGATGCGAAGAAGAACAAGGAACGGGCTGCTCTCCTGAAAGAGAGAAGACCCACTTACAAATTAGATAGAATTATTTTGCAGAG GTATCCAAAATTCGTTGACGCACTCAGAGATATAGACGACTGCCTCACAATGGTTCACCTCTTTGCGGCATTACCTGCTATTGAGGATAGAATTGATGTCAAACGCATTCATAACTGTCGAAG GTTGAGTCATGAATGGCAAGCTTACATATCTCGGACTCATAAATTGCGTAAAGTCTTTGTATCTGTTAAAGGCATATATTATCAG GCCGAGGTTAAGGGGCAAAAAGTCACATGGTTGACCCCTCACCCTTTGCAGCAAGTTTTGACTGATGATATTGACTTCAATATCATGCTAAACTTTTTGGAATTTTACGAG GCTCTTCTTGCATTTGTGAATTGTCATTTATATCGTTCCATAGATGTGAAGTACCCACCGATTCTTGATTCTCGATTGGAAGCTTTAGCAGCAG AACTTTATGCACTAGCACGATACCTTGATGCAAATTCTCGGTCCGCAGTGTTGGATTCTCAAGCTTCTAGTTTGTCTGGATCTGGGAATGGTGAGAACAAGAAGATTGAGACTTCACTTGAAGAGTCTGAACTAAGACTTGCTCAACTTCAGCATCAACTGCCTTCGAATGAACCAGGTGCATTGATGCACCTTGTTAAAGATGTTTCTGGCGAGGATGAAGAGGATAATGATACAAAGGAGTGTAAGCAACTCTTCAAGGGTATGAAATTTTTCTTGAACCGTGAG GTTTACAGAGAGTCGTTGCTTTTTGTCATTCCTGCTTTTGGTGGCACTGTTTCCTGGGAAGGTGATGGGGCTCCATTTGAGGAAGCTGATGACAGCATTACCCATCAG attGTTGATAGGCCAATGCATGGTCGTCAGACCCTTGCGAGGGAATATGTTCAACCACAATGGGTTTATGACTGTATGAATGCTCGGATCATTTTGCCAACTGGGGGTTATTTGGCGGGCAG GGATCCTCCACCACACTTGTCACCATTTGTTGACAACGAGGCAGAAGGTTATGTTCCGGATTATGCTGAGACCATAAAAAAATGGAAGTCTGCTGGTGAAGTCCTCCCCCTGCCAGGTGTGGGAcaagaagatttggaagatccTCAGAATTTACTGTCTGAAGGTGTTATTGACcgagcaaaagcaaaagaagctgcagagagaaagaagaag ATGATGGCTCTTGAAAAGCAGTATCACGACGAATTGAATATGGAGCTTCAGGGCATCCAACATTCATCATCTACCTCGAATGTAGATAATCAGAACTCTGCCAAGAAAACCACCGAGGATATGGAAGAGTTTGATCCTGATACTGATCGTGACAATATGTCTAAAATGTTAATGTCCCGTAAGAAGAGGGGTGTTCTTGAAGCTATGGAG AAAGGCAAAAAGCGAAAGAAGGACCACGTTGATGTCATCAGGGAACGGAAGAGAAAACTTAAAGAATCTAACAAATAA